One window from the genome of Hydra vulgaris chromosome 02, alternate assembly HydraT2T_AEP encodes:
- the LOC136076541 gene encoding uncharacterized protein LOC136076541, with product MAVESGSLSLRAAAQEHTILKSSLQRKIKVNKETSYSNLYYDEQHKYIFNKTQEDELSIYLRQASNMHYGLDVRETKQLAYQYAIKNDIKIPENWKKSETAGTEWFYLFLNRTKLSIRMPEATSLSRTTSFNRTNVDTFFKNLDSVQKRYIFSADCIYNIDETGLTTVHKPVKVIAGKGVKQVGQVTSAERGTLVTMVGSINALGNFIPPFLIFPHVHFRSHMFKGAPTGTKCDANPS from the coding sequence ATGGCTGTCGAATCTGGCAGTTTATCACTACGAGCAGCTGCACAAGagcatacaattttaaaatcaagtttacaGCGGAAAATAAAGGTTAATAAAGAAACTTCTTACAGTAACTTATACTATGATgaacaacataaatatatttttaataagaccCAAGAAGATGAACTTTCAATATATCTTCGTCAAGCATCTAATATGCATTATGGACTTGATGTTAGAGAAACAAAACAACTTGCATATcaatatgcaattaaaaatgacattaaaatacCAGAAAACTGGAAAAAGAGTGAAACAGCTGGAACTGAatggttttatttattcttaaatcgTACAAAATTATCTATTCGTATGCCAGAAGCTACCAGCCTCAGTCGAACAACTAGTTTCAATCGCACAAATGTAGATACTTTCTTCAAAAACCTTGACAGTGTGCAGAAGCGCTATATCTTTTCTGCTGATTGCATTTACAATATTGATGAAACAGGTCTGACAACTGTTCATAAGCCAGTGAAAGTGATTGCTGGTAAAGGAGTAAAGCAAGTAGGACAGGTAACTTCTGCTGAAAGGGGAACCCTAGTTACAATGGTGGGTTCCATTAATGCCCTTGGAAATTTTATTCCACCGTTTTTGATATTTCCTCATGTCCACTTTCGTAGCCATATGTTTAAAGGTGCACCAACAGGTACAAAATGTGATGCTAATCCTAGTTGA
- the LOC136076127 gene encoding protein FAM200C-like — translation MIEASKFLFPNDKKIHDKFQSMHLSARTVTRKIEKTVVNVYEQLSNNLSEAEFVSIALDESTDLVGKAQLCVYARFITTNCCLFEELLGIEPLETTTTGQDIYDKLFKILKNRKVPLQKISSVVTDGAPAKIGRIRGVVTC, via the coding sequence ATGATTGAAGCATCAAAATTTCTTTTcccaaatgataaaaaaattcatgacaAATTTCAAAGTATGCACTTGTCCGCGCGTACAGTTACTCGAAAAATTGAGAAAACGGTTGTTAATGTTTATGAACAATTGTCAAACAATCTGTCAGAAGCTGAATTTGTGAGTATCGCTCTCGATGAGTCTACTGACCTTGTCGGTAAAGCACAACTCTGTGTTTATGCACGTTTTATCACTAcgaattgttgtttatttgaagAACTGCTTGGAATTGAACCACTGGAAACAACTACAACTGGACAAGACATTTATGACAAAttgttcaaaatattaaaaaataggaaAGTTCCTCTTCAAAAAATATCTTCAGTTGTCACAGATGGCGCTCCTGCTAAGATTGGAAGAATTCGAGGAGTTGTTACTTGCTGA